CTGGGCGTCCGCGCTGAAGGAACCAGGCCCTTGGACACCAAGGTATTGGACCACATCTGCAGCCATTATGAAATTATTTAAGAAAAAACCGGAACGTCCATCCATCAGCCGGGCGGAAGCGCTGAGGCGAATTCCGTCTAAAAATCTTCAGATACGCGAAGAGCAACTGGACAGCGGTGAGGTGGTTATCCATTATCCGGTAACGATTCGGCCTTTTTTTGCCGGTCTGGCCAAGCGTTTTGGTGGGTCTGAGGCGCAAATACAGAGTAGAAAACTTCAACTGGATGCATTGGGGACGTCGGTCTGGGCCCTGATTGATGGAAACGCTTCGGTGCGGCAGCTGATCAATACGTTTGCCACAACCCATCAACTTGAGCCCCGGGAGGCCGAGGTGGCGGTCACTCAATTTTTAAGGGAGCTTGGGCGGCGGGGTTTGATCGGAATGCGTTAAACATGCTTGGCGGCAGCACCCAACCGCAAAATGATTAAAACCCCTGCAGGGCATCATCCATGGTGCCTACGATCGGCAGAAAAGAGTCAAAACCGGCAATTTCAAAAACCTCCTTAACGTAATCCTGCATGTCACACAGCATCATCTTGCCTTCTTCGCGTTTAAGTGCCTTTGTGGCCTTGAGAATAACGCGCAAACCAGCACTTGAAATGTAATCAAGGTCTTTGAAATCAATAATCATATTTTTGGAGCCATCATCGATGGCTTGAAATATCTTTTTCTCAAATCCTTGGGATGTATTGGAATCAAGACGTCCGTTGAGTTTAAATATGTTTATCCCGCCGTGGTTTTCTTCAATGATTTCCATTTACTTTCCTCCCAACCACCATAAGTAAATTAGCATTATTCAAGTCCTGCAGATAAATGCTGTGTTGCTGCGGTCTGCAGCTTTTTAAGTTGAGCCCTTTACCCTTTTTTTTGCGGGTTGAGCCTCTTCGATATTTTTTTTAAGCGTTAAAATGTTTTTGTCTTTACAGCGCTGATAACAAACTTCATCCATTAGGTTTTTGGCGAGATGAATCCCCAATCCGCCAATTTTGCATTCTTCAATTGTGCACCCCAGATCGGGTGAATCAACCTCGGTGGGGTTAAACGGAATGCCGTCATCTTCGATGTTAAAGATGAGTTCACCATCCTCAAGAGCGATCTTAACGGTAATGTGGTGAACTTTCTTGTCATTATAACCATAGGAGATAATATTGGTAAACAGTTCATCAAGCGCTAAATTAGTTTCGAAGATAAACTTGGGCGACAAACCGATCGACTCCCCAAAGCTTTCTAACTTTTGGCACAGGGTATCCAACTCGGATAAATTATTTTTAAGTTTAAAGCTTATTTTATTTTTGGCCATGAAGGTTTACCTCTAAGGCAAATAGCCTCAGTCGATCAACGAGCCCATTGTAGCGCAAAATGACCGGTCTTGAAAATAGTTTTTTTATGCAGGTCAAATAAGGCTGACTCCCAGGTTTTCCAGGCATTCTCCGCACATATCACCGCGACCGGACAAAAATCGCTCTTCCCAGGTATTGATATTTTTGGCCACGGCTTTGAAAATGCGCGGCATGATATCGGGAAATTGTTGCAGCGCTTTGCCAAATTTTTCGCGTTCCAACACAAGACAGATGGTGTCTTCGGTGGCTTTAAGGGAAAAGAGCCGGCGAACTTCTCCCATAAGAGTCAGGCTACCAATGAACTCACCGGCTTTGCAGTCCCTGATTTGTCTGGCATTGCTGTTATCGCTGCGCTCCAGACTGGCATTGCCGCTGATCAGGTAGAATGCGCGTCCATCGTCTTCATGTTGTTTGAAAATATATTCTTCTTTTTTAAACTTTTCTCTGGTGCAAAGATAAGCAAATATCTTAAGGGTTTCAAGCGGCAGCCCTGAAAAAAAGTACGTCTGCCGCAAGATTTCCAGATTTTCTTCTAACTCGCTGGACGGATTGGCATTATTTATTTCCGACGAGCTCATACAGCATTCCTTTCCGGGCCATCAGTTCGTCATAGGTGCCGATTTCAAGAATCTTACCGGCTTTCATGACGGCCACGCGATCATAGTTTTTAATGGTATCCAGGCGGTGAACTACAGAGATAACCGTGTTTCTTTTCTTCCAGCGGGTCTCCAGCAGGTTCTGAATCCGCGACTGCGACTTATTGTCAAGCGCGGATGTGG
Above is a window of Desulfobacterales bacterium DNA encoding:
- a CDS encoding cyclic nucleotide-binding domain-containing protein translates to MSSSEINNANPSSELEENLEILRQTYFFSGLPLETLKIFAYLCTREKFKKEEYIFKQHEDDGRAFYLISGNASLERSDNSNARQIRDCKAGEFIGSLTLMGEVRRLFSLKATEDTICLVLEREKFGKALQQFPDIMPRIFKAVAKNINTWEERFLSGRGDMCGECLENLGVSLI
- a CDS encoding STAS domain-containing protein, with amino-acid sequence MEIIEENHGGINIFKLNGRLDSNTSQGFEKKIFQAIDDGSKNMIIDFKDLDYISSAGLRVILKATKALKREEGKMMLCDMQDYVKEVFEIAGFDSFLPIVGTMDDALQGF
- a CDS encoding PqqD family protein, with protein sequence MKLFKKKPERPSISRAEALRRIPSKNLQIREEQLDSGEVVIHYPVTIRPFFAGLAKRFGGSEAQIQSRKLQLDALGTSVWALIDGNASVRQLINTFATTHQLEPREAEVAVTQFLRELGRRGLIGMR
- a CDS encoding ATP-binding protein; this translates as MAKNKISFKLKNNLSELDTLCQKLESFGESIGLSPKFIFETNLALDELFTNIISYGYNDKKVHHITVKIALEDGELIFNIEDDGIPFNPTEVDSPDLGCTIEECKIGGLGIHLAKNLMDEVCYQRCKDKNILTLKKNIEEAQPAKKRVKGST